In Rattus norvegicus strain BN/NHsdMcwi chromosome 3, GRCr8, whole genome shotgun sequence, a genomic segment contains:
- the Cpxm1 gene encoding probable carboxypeptidase X1 precursor: MWGLLLAVTAFAPSVGLGLGAPSASVLGLTPGSTLAPHSSIAQPSTKANETSEQHVRLRVIKKKKIVVKKRKKLRQPGPLVTARPLVTTHPAKTPTLPEKQEPGCPPLGLESLRVSDSQLEASSSQSFGLGPHRGRLNIQSGLEDGDLYDGAWCAEQQDNEPWLQVDARSPARFSGIVTQGRNSVWRYDWVTSFKVQFSNDSQSWWMSRNSSGMDMVFPANSDAETPVLNLLPEPQVARFIRLLPQTWFQGGAPCLRAEILACPVSDPNDLFPEAHTLGSSDSLDFRHHNYKAMRKLMKEVNEQCPNITRIYSIGKSHQGLKLYVMEMSDHPGEHELGEPEVRYVAGMHGNEALGRELLLLLMQFLCREFLRGDPRVTRLLTETRIHLLPSMNPDGYETAYHKGSELVGWAEGRWTHQGIDLNHNFADLNTQLWYAEDDGLVPHTVPNHHLPLPTYYTLPNATVAPETWAVIKWMKRIPFVLSANLHGGELVVSYPFDMTRTPWAARELTPTPDDAVFRWLSTVYAGTNRAMQDTDRRPCHSQDFSLHGNVINGADWHTVPGSMNDFSYLHTNCFEVTVELSCDKFPHEKELPQEWENNKDALLTYLEQVRMGITGVVRDKDTELGIADAVIAVEGINHDVTTAWGGDYWRLLTPGDYVVTASAEGYHTAKQHCRVTFEEGPVPCNFLLTKTPKQRLLELLAAGAKLPPDLRRKLEWLRGQK; encoded by the exons ATGTGGGGTCTCTTGCTCGCTGTGACCGCCTTTGCGCCTTCCGTCGGTCTGGGGCTGGGGGCGCCCAGCGCCTCAGTGCTGGGCCTGACGCCGGGCTCAACCCTGGCCCCACATAGCAGCATTGCACAGCCGTCCACAAAGGCAAATG AGACCTCAGAACAGCATGTCCGACTGCGAGTCATCAAGAAGAAAAAGATCGTTGTCAAGAAGCGAAAGAAGCTAAGGCAGCCTGGTCCTCTGGTGACGGCCAGGCCTTTGGTGACCACTCACCCAGCAAAGACCCCCACTCTCCCTGAGAAACAAGAACCAG GATGTCCCCCTCTAGGCCTTGAGTCCTTGCGGGTCTCAGATAGTCAGCTGGAGGCCTCCAGCAGCCAGTCCTTCGGTCTTGGACCACACCGAGGACGGCTCAATATCCAG TCAGGTCTGGAGGATGGTGACCTGTACGACGGGGCTTGGTGTGCCGAGCAACAAGATAATGAGCCTTGGCTTCAGGTGGACGCCAGGAGTCCTGCCCGCTTCTCAGGAATTGTTACGCAGGGCAGAAATTCTGTGTGGAG GTATGACTGGGTCACATCATTCAAGGTCCAGTTCAGCAATGACAGTCAGAGCTGGTGGATGAGTAGGAACAGTAGTGGGATGGACATG GTATTTCCTGCCAATTCAGACGCGGAGACCCCAGTGCTGAACCTTCTGCCAGAGCCTCAGGTGGCTCGATTCATTCGCCTGCTGCCTCAGACCTGGTTCCAGGGAGGTGCGCCTTGCCTCCGGGCAGAGATCCTGGCCTGTCCAGTCTCAG ATCCTAATGACCTGTTCCCTGAGGCCCATACACTAGGATCATCTGACTCTCTGGACTTCCGGCATCACAATTATAAAGCTATGAGGAAG ttGATGAAAGAGGTGAATGAGCAGTGCCCCAACATCACCCGCATCTACAGCATCGGGAAGAGCCACCAGGGCCTGAAGCTCTATGTGATGGAAATGTCAGACCATCCAGGGGAGCACGAGCTGG GAGAGCCCGAGGTTCGCTATGTGGCTGGTATGCATGGGAACGAGGCCCTGGGCCGGGAGTTGCTTCTGCTTTTGATGCAGTTCTTGTGTCGTGAGTTCCTGCGAGGGGACCCACGAGTGACTCGGCTGCTCACCGAGACTCGAATTCATCTATTACCCTCCATGAATCCTGATGGCTATGAGACTGCCTACCACAAG GGCTCAGAGCTGGTGGGCTGGGCAGAGGGCCGCTGGACGCACCAGGGCATTGACCTTAACCACAATTTTGCTGACCTCAACACACAACTGTGGTATGCAGAAGATGATGGACTGGTACCCCATACTGTCCCCAACCATCACCTGCCACTGCCTACCTACTATACATTGCCCAATGCCACT GTGGCTCCTGAAACATGGGCAGTGATCAAATGGATGAAGCGCATTCCATTCGTGCTGAGTGCCAACCTCCACGGGGGTGAGCTTGTGGTGTCCTATCCTTTCGACATGACTCGGACCCCGTGGGCTGCTCGTGAACTCACTCCCACACCGGATGATGCCGTCTTCCGCTGGCTCAGCACTGTCTATGCTGGCACAAATAGAGCCATGCAGGACACCGATCGCCGACCTTGTCATAGCCAGGACTTCTCCTTGCATGGCAATGTCATCAATGGAGCCGACTGGCACACGGTTCCGGGGA GCATGAACGACTTCAGCTACCTACACACCAATTGCTTTGAGGTCACGGTGGAGCTGTCCTGTGACAAGTTCCCTCATGAGAAGGAGCTACCTCAGGAGTGGGAAAACAACAAAGACGCTCTTCTCACCTACCTGGAGCAG GTGCGCATGGGCATTACCGGAGTTGTACGGGACAAAGACACAGAGCTCGGGATTGCAGATGCTGTCATCGCTGTGGAAGGCATTAACCATGACGTTACAACAG CTTGGGGTGGAGATTACTGGCGGCTGCTGACGCCTGGGGACTATGTCGTGACAGCCAGTGCTGAAGGCTATCATACAGCTAAACAACACTGTCGGGTCACCTTTGAAGAGGGCCCCGTTCCCTGCAATTTCCTACTCACCAAGACTCCCAAACAGAGGCTTCTAGAACTGTTGGCAGCAGGAGCGAAGTTGCCCCCAGACCTTCGGAGGAAGTTAGAGTGGCTGAGGGGACAGAAGTAG
- the LOC129351010 gene encoding uncharacterized protein C20orf141 homolog, whose product MCVPWDFSQAQLLDSILGLGALGVTIRTVFSTAGLALLLLLLSSFLVFDLLRGSTGPNLPRHRLLPTGQSQGAGEGPGQQAAPLSPTGRVSGLLRLQDALLLLFLGLSLLLGGSGIPLAMLGLAFCIHPWA is encoded by the exons ATGTGTGTCCCCTGGGACTTCAGCCAGGCCCAGCTCCTGGACAGTATCCTAGGGCTGGGGGCGCTAGGAGTGACGATTCGAACAGTCTTCTCAACGGCTGGCCTAGCCCTGCTGCTCCTGTTGCTGTCCAGCTTCCTTGTTTTTGACCTGCTCCGTGG ATCCACAGGTCCCAACCTGCCACGGCACAGACTTCTCCCAACAGGTCAGAGCCAGGGGGCTGGTGAAGGGCCAGGACAGCAAGCAGCTCCCCTGTCCCCAACAGGGAGAGTCTCGGGACTGCTCAGACTCCAGGATGCACTGCTCCTGCTGTTCCTGGGCCTCAGCCTGCTCTTGGGAGGCTCTGGTATCCCCTTAGCCATGCTGGGCCTAGCTTTCTGTATCCATCCGTGGGCCTGA
- the Tmem239 gene encoding transmembrane protein 239 isoform X1: protein MQQPRVETDIIGAGEGPQRAAPWSAWVLRQDWVRWWVCHIPRSWAQWWNTSGWRQPLQRMLWGLEGTLYLLLALMLCHALFTTGSHLLSSLWPVVAVMWSHLLPAVLLLVLSALPALLFAASFLLLFSTLLSLVGLLTSMTHPGYAQDLDQ from the coding sequence ATGCAGCAGCCACGAGTGGAGACGGACATCATCGGGGCTGGCGAGGGGCCCCAGCGGGCAGCGCCCTGGTCAGCCTGGGTTCTCCGTCAGGACTGGGTGCGCTGGTGGGTATGCCACATACCTCGGAGCTGGGCCCAGTGGTGGAATACATCAGGCTGGAGGCAACCACTGCAGCGCATGCTATGGGGTCTGGAGGGGACACTGTACCTGCTGCTGGCACTGATGCTGTGCCATGCACTCTTCACCACTGGCTCCCACCTGCTGAGCTCCCTGTGGCCTGTGGTGGCTGTCATGTggagccacctgctgccagctgTCCTGCTGCTTGTGCTCAGTGCCCTGCCTGCTCTGCTCTTCGCTGCCTCCTTCCTGCTGCTCTTCTCCACACTGCTGAGCCTCGTGGGCCTCCTCACCTCCATGACTCACCCAGGCTACGCTCAGGACTTGGACCAATAG